One part of the Desertibacillus haloalkaliphilus genome encodes these proteins:
- the acpS gene encoding holo-ACP synthase: MITGIGIDIVELARIDKLIKQQPRFVSRILTPGEQETYRRLPHHRSIEFVAGRFAAKEAFVKAVGTGISKQVGWQDIEISNDHFGKPVVSYPTEDYIHLSISHSKEYAIAQVVIERLSS; this comes from the coding sequence ATGATTACAGGGATAGGTATAGATATCGTAGAATTAGCACGCATTGATAAGTTAATAAAGCAACAACCACGGTTCGTTTCGAGAATTTTAACCCCAGGGGAACAGGAGACTTATCGACGGTTGCCTCACCATAGAAGCATAGAATTTGTGGCGGGGCGTTTTGCGGCAAAGGAAGCTTTTGTCAAGGCGGTAGGGACTGGGATTAGTAAGCAAGTCGGTTGGCAGGACATTGAAATTAGTAATGATCACTTTGGAAAACCAGTTGTTTCTTATCCAACCGAAGATTATATTCATCTATCAATATCTCACAGTAAGGAGTATGCCATTGCACAAGTAGTCATTGAGCGCTTG